One genomic window of Thalassoroseus pseudoceratinae includes the following:
- a CDS encoding redoxin domain-containing protein — protein MPRWIAYPLACVMVCFAARFAASEETPANAEKQVESGHSFHGEAFNEGPRQSAYLMEGTGAVHFPCSSKKELVQKFVDQGVGQLHGFWYFEAERSFRQAAAIDPDCAIAYWGMAMANKNNSERAKGFIEEAVERLDHADAREKAFINALNEYWNPKKKDRNAKDRKRDYVKALEEISLDHPDDIEAKAFLCLALYEYRRDLELPSTLTVDALMRDVLAANPLHPVHHYRIHLWDYKKPARALNSAAKCGESSPAIAHMWHMPGHIYSRLKRYHDAAWQQEASARVDHAHMIRDRVLPDQIHNFAHNNEWLTRNLVHVGRIHDAVALAKNMTELPHHPKYNRIDKSGSSASYGRLRLFDVLNEAELWNELIQLSETSYLAPTDITREQIKRLRYLGRAQFQVGDFEAAQQTRAGLVKLQATQKAKQEEAVKNARDKALAEAKDKDEKARKKAVADAESKARKPFGSTLRSLTQALNEMDGRQAVADKDFQKGYDLIKKAGRADAFELAELHRLNGKVKEAAKAVDSEVKRNKNEALPLAKAVALQWRLGNQEAAKKAFKELQTVGQAADLDTPVFAALAPIAKELGMPSDWRTPQPRPDDFGTRPPLDDLGPFRWHPTPAESWSLQDAEGRSHSLSSYRGKPVVVIFYLGAGCLHCAQQLQAFGPKTKEFQDAGIELIAISTDDIKNLRRSHENYRDGVFPFPLVSDAEREVFKAYRCFDDFEGFAMHGTFLIDGSGLVRWQDISYEPFMDPDFVLQEAERLLGQSQKKTVITALKPAAPAVAEKQNRQRDDAGK, from the coding sequence ATGCCCCGTTGGATTGCCTACCCTTTGGCCTGCGTGATGGTTTGTTTTGCAGCCCGTTTCGCGGCTTCGGAAGAAACCCCCGCAAACGCGGAAAAACAGGTGGAATCCGGTCATTCCTTTCATGGCGAAGCCTTCAATGAAGGACCTCGGCAGAGTGCGTATTTGATGGAAGGCACCGGGGCGGTTCACTTTCCGTGTTCGTCGAAGAAGGAACTTGTCCAAAAGTTCGTTGACCAAGGTGTCGGTCAACTGCACGGATTTTGGTACTTCGAAGCCGAGCGATCTTTTCGCCAAGCCGCCGCGATCGACCCGGATTGTGCGATCGCCTATTGGGGAATGGCGATGGCGAATAAAAACAATTCCGAACGTGCGAAGGGATTCATCGAGGAAGCCGTTGAGCGACTCGATCATGCCGACGCTCGTGAGAAAGCCTTCATCAATGCTTTGAACGAGTACTGGAATCCGAAAAAGAAAGATCGAAACGCCAAGGACCGCAAACGCGACTACGTCAAAGCGTTGGAAGAGATTTCACTCGACCATCCCGATGACATCGAAGCGAAAGCGTTTCTGTGTTTGGCGTTGTACGAGTACCGCCGCGATTTGGAACTCCCGAGCACGCTCACGGTGGATGCTCTCATGAGGGATGTGCTCGCGGCGAATCCACTGCATCCGGTGCATCATTACCGCATCCATCTGTGGGATTACAAGAAACCCGCTCGGGCGTTGAACTCGGCGGCGAAGTGCGGTGAATCGTCACCGGCGATTGCTCACATGTGGCATATGCCGGGGCATATTTATTCCCGACTCAAACGTTATCACGATGCCGCCTGGCAGCAAGAGGCGTCGGCTCGTGTCGATCACGCCCACATGATTCGTGATCGTGTGCTGCCCGATCAAATTCACAACTTCGCTCACAATAATGAATGGCTCACGCGGAACTTGGTGCACGTCGGGCGAATTCACGATGCCGTCGCTCTCGCCAAGAACATGACGGAACTCCCGCACCATCCGAAGTACAACCGCATCGACAAGTCCGGTTCGTCGGCGTCTTACGGTCGGTTGCGGCTATTCGATGTTCTCAATGAAGCCGAGTTATGGAACGAACTGATTCAACTTTCCGAGACGTCGTACTTGGCTCCCACAGACATCACGCGGGAGCAAATCAAACGACTTCGATACTTGGGACGAGCCCAATTCCAGGTGGGCGATTTCGAAGCGGCTCAACAAACACGTGCTGGGTTGGTGAAACTCCAAGCCACGCAGAAAGCGAAGCAAGAAGAAGCCGTCAAGAACGCTCGTGACAAAGCGCTTGCCGAGGCGAAAGACAAGGACGAAAAAGCTCGCAAGAAAGCCGTTGCCGATGCCGAGTCGAAAGCTCGCAAACCATTTGGTTCCACGTTGCGATCACTCACGCAGGCATTGAACGAAATGGACGGCCGCCAAGCTGTCGCTGACAAGGACTTTCAAAAAGGATACGACCTGATCAAGAAAGCCGGGCGAGCCGATGCGTTCGAACTGGCGGAATTGCACCGTTTGAATGGCAAAGTCAAAGAGGCTGCGAAAGCGGTCGACTCCGAAGTGAAGCGGAACAAGAACGAAGCGTTGCCACTCGCGAAAGCTGTCGCATTGCAATGGCGACTTGGCAATCAAGAAGCTGCGAAGAAAGCCTTCAAAGAACTACAAACCGTTGGCCAAGCGGCGGATCTTGACACACCCGTGTTCGCTGCCCTCGCTCCGATCGCCAAGGAACTAGGTATGCCATCCGATTGGCGAACACCGCAACCACGACCGGACGACTTCGGTACCCGACCGCCGCTCGACGATCTTGGCCCGTTCCGCTGGCATCCGACGCCTGCGGAGTCCTGGTCGCTTCAGGATGCGGAAGGTCGGTCGCATTCGCTGTCCTCGTACCGTGGAAAACCGGTTGTGGTCATCTTTTATCTGGGAGCCGGTTGCTTGCACTGTGCCCAGCAACTTCAGGCGTTCGGTCCGAAGACCAAGGAGTTCCAAGACGCTGGAATCGAACTCATCGCCATCAGCACCGATGACATCAAGAACCTACGACGTTCCCATGAGAATTACCGCGATGGCGTCTTCCCGTTTCCGTTGGTTTCCGATGCCGAACGGGAAGTCTTCAAAGCGTACCGGTGTTTCGATGACTTTGAAGGCTTTGCGATGCACGGCACGTTTCTGATTGACGGCAGCGGTCTGGTGCGTTGGCAGGACATCAGTTACGAACCGTTCATGGATCCGGATTTTGTCTTGCAGGAAGCAGAACGGTTGCTCGGCCAGTCGCAGAAGAAAACCGTCATCACCGCTTTGAAACCTGCGGCTCCCGCCGTCGCTGAGAAACAGAACCGTCAACGCGACGATGCCGGGAAGTGA
- a CDS encoding PP2C family protein-serine/threonine phosphatase, whose translation MSRTIIDNSRNNPHGGSELVTNGHPVQTAELVLELLEQLHPTKESGDSSLPQVREKLQELIGDVQDLESQLLRQSEELSGWLHARREDSGGVDLRIVARKQLEMICRLTGYRGAALFLLDPTRRRLVLRESYQQEPRQTPRALRLLQPDSPDWLALMQGRQVLLQKTSAIHSRWFPDDVQSACVVRVGDPEMPLGTLWTFDRRSREPSTRELQVIESLIVQLATTIEREVLTHHWRNGQRLRSEVEYASSNVIGRNLDLQLQTSGIDVAGFCRSCSELGGDVCEVMPWDPRRTIVAVGDASGHGVAACMVSAAARGALNVLGYPGDSKSLDTVHAMERVNDALCRLTESYQFMSLVYGVLDTKRKTFRYTNAGHCCPLLVRGRSIIELESHGLLTGVINGSDYESSEQKLESGDYLIFFSDGITEAIGKKERMVRTAGLSEAILSSSGSQSADEMLDSITKLLSLNTHTKADDDQTLLVVRVP comes from the coding sequence ATGTCGCGAACCATCATCGACAACTCGAGAAACAATCCCCATGGCGGTTCGGAATTAGTGACAAATGGTCATCCCGTTCAAACCGCCGAGTTGGTTCTCGAACTGCTCGAACAACTCCATCCAACTAAAGAGAGCGGTGATTCTTCGCTTCCTCAGGTTCGTGAGAAGTTGCAAGAATTGATCGGAGACGTGCAGGATTTGGAAAGCCAACTCCTGCGACAGAGTGAAGAACTCTCCGGTTGGTTGCACGCTCGCCGGGAGGACAGTGGCGGGGTCGATCTTCGCATCGTGGCCCGCAAGCAACTGGAGATGATCTGCCGGCTCACGGGATATCGCGGGGCAGCGTTGTTCTTGCTCGACCCCACTCGGCGGCGGTTGGTGCTGCGAGAATCCTATCAGCAAGAGCCGCGTCAAACTCCCCGAGCGTTGCGACTCCTGCAACCGGACTCCCCTGATTGGCTCGCACTCATGCAAGGTCGACAGGTTCTTTTGCAGAAAACCTCGGCCATCCATTCGCGTTGGTTCCCGGACGATGTGCAGTCGGCATGCGTAGTCCGTGTCGGTGATCCAGAGATGCCGTTGGGAACACTTTGGACCTTCGACCGCCGATCGCGGGAACCTTCGACTCGGGAGTTACAAGTGATCGAGTCGCTGATCGTGCAACTCGCGACGACGATCGAACGGGAAGTGCTCACGCATCACTGGCGGAACGGTCAGCGATTACGCAGCGAAGTTGAATACGCATCGTCCAACGTGATCGGGCGAAATCTCGATTTGCAACTCCAGACCTCTGGCATTGATGTCGCCGGGTTCTGTCGAAGTTGCTCCGAACTTGGTGGCGACGTTTGCGAGGTCATGCCCTGGGACCCACGCCGAACGATTGTGGCGGTTGGTGATGCCAGTGGTCATGGTGTGGCGGCGTGCATGGTCTCGGCTGCCGCCCGCGGAGCACTCAACGTGCTTGGCTATCCGGGTGATTCGAAATCGTTGGATACGGTTCACGCGATGGAACGTGTCAACGATGCTTTGTGCCGACTCACGGAATCCTATCAGTTCATGTCATTGGTCTACGGTGTTCTGGATACGAAGCGGAAAACCTTCCGCTATACGAACGCGGGGCATTGTTGCCCGTTGCTTGTCCGCGGACGTTCCATCATTGAATTGGAATCGCACGGACTTCTCACCGGCGTGATCAATGGTTCCGATTACGAGTCCTCGGAACAGAAGCTCGAAAGCGGCGACTATTTGATCTTCTTCTCCGATGGCATTACCGAGGCCATCGGGAAGAAAGAGCGGATGGTGCGAACCGCCGGTTTGAGTGAAGCGATTCTATCCAGCTCGGGCAGTCAATCGGCCGATGAAATGTTGGACTCGATTACCAAACTTCTCTCGTTGAACACACACACGAAAGCCGACGACGACCAAACGCTGCTCGTCGTCCGCGTGCCTTGA
- a CDS encoding D-alanine--D-alanine ligase family protein, translating to MTTLANRRIVVLGGGASAERDISLASGRAVLTALRICGHHVVWLDPHESKLTEFAWEPRDVAFNALHGEFGEDGGVQRILESLGVPLTGCDSVAAELTFSKSACKERFRHARVPTPESVVIHQSDDAERIEWLARNIGFPLVVKPDRQGSSLGVSIVQSAEELPAALTECFHFGKHGLLESFVDGTEWTVGILPHRTLPPVRIETPRSFYDFEAKYSDSHTRYEFAEELPPRVLRHLEYVAAQAAESVGIQELSRVDLRLDRHLEPWVLEINAVPGLTDHSLIPKAARKVGLSLGELCEQALNRAIERVPLLHRSAA from the coding sequence ATGACAACCTTAGCAAACCGGCGTATTGTGGTTTTAGGCGGAGGAGCATCCGCCGAACGCGACATTAGCTTGGCCAGCGGTCGAGCAGTGCTCACGGCTCTGCGAATCTGTGGGCATCATGTGGTTTGGCTCGACCCCCACGAATCTAAGCTGACTGAGTTTGCTTGGGAACCCCGCGACGTTGCTTTCAATGCCCTGCATGGCGAATTCGGTGAAGACGGCGGGGTACAACGGATTCTTGAATCGCTTGGCGTCCCGCTCACCGGGTGTGATTCCGTGGCCGCCGAATTGACGTTTAGCAAATCCGCCTGCAAAGAACGGTTCCGCCACGCTCGCGTGCCCACTCCGGAAAGCGTGGTGATTCATCAATCCGATGACGCCGAACGCATCGAATGGTTGGCCCGGAATATTGGCTTCCCGTTGGTCGTGAAGCCAGATCGTCAGGGTTCGAGCCTGGGCGTGTCGATCGTCCAATCCGCCGAAGAGTTGCCCGCGGCCCTCACCGAGTGTTTCCATTTCGGGAAACACGGTCTGTTGGAATCGTTCGTCGATGGCACAGAGTGGACCGTCGGAATCTTGCCACATCGCACGTTGCCGCCGGTTCGCATCGAGACACCTCGTTCGTTCTACGACTTCGAGGCCAAGTATTCCGACTCCCACACGCGATACGAATTCGCCGAGGAACTACCACCGCGAGTTTTGCGACATCTCGAGTACGTTGCTGCTCAGGCGGCGGAATCGGTTGGCATTCAGGAATTGTCGCGTGTGGACCTGCGATTGGATCGCCACTTGGAACCGTGGGTGTTGGAGATCAACGCCGTTCCCGGCCTGACCGATCACAGCCTGATTCCGAAAGCCGCTCGCAAAGTGGGCTTGTCTCTCGGTGAACTTTGCGAACAAGCACTGAACCGCGCCATCGAACGTGTACCACTCTTGCACCGTTCCGCAGCCTAG
- a CDS encoding serine/threonine protein kinase, which translates to MAKAKRRIGPFEIERKLGDGGMGVVYLAKYLKDNRMVALKVLTPTMSSDMKLRARFNREMEILKKLRHKHIVRYFGGGTVDGQTFYAMEYIDGGSVEDLLEKRGRLGWEQVIEFTRAICKGLEYAHEAGIVHRDLKPANLFLTKKGQLKIGDFGIAQDTNATALTAPGSTVGTYAYMAPEQITGKKPISRKTDLYALGCVMYEMLTLRTPYEHDSMPAMLMAHLKEEPERLTSFAIDCPYWLESLIEKLMAKDPEDRYFDALAVQVALDDVGQRVAARTAVSGATKDGRTAIAPGSPTVETKGRKKRKKKKKAAGPIYERTWFLVMCLAALIGFVTWSVWPMSEQRLYEEAKTLMASKNIDDWRTAREKFIEPLQERFPNSQYNPEVREWLDRIEMDLALRQSTSRKERGVKPKSVAEAQFMEAQDFEDFGDLAFADSKYAQLIESIRGNEDARPFRLLAEKQRAQIADRQSDPPITSVEFVNQQLREAEGLFLDDQLLGAQKIWRRINSLYRDNPTYQKQVEHSVSRLAGKKVQPLEEVLREDTSDNDE; encoded by the coding sequence ATGGCCAAGGCCAAACGCAGGATTGGCCCGTTTGAAATCGAGCGAAAGCTCGGTGATGGCGGTATGGGGGTCGTATATCTTGCGAAATACCTCAAAGATAATCGGATGGTCGCACTCAAGGTGCTGACGCCGACGATGTCGTCCGACATGAAACTCCGAGCCCGGTTTAACCGTGAAATGGAGATTCTCAAAAAGCTGCGTCACAAACACATTGTGCGTTACTTTGGCGGCGGTACCGTCGATGGGCAAACGTTTTACGCGATGGAGTACATCGACGGCGGCAGCGTCGAGGACCTGCTCGAAAAACGGGGGCGGCTCGGATGGGAACAAGTGATCGAGTTCACACGGGCGATCTGTAAAGGTCTGGAGTACGCCCATGAAGCGGGCATCGTCCATCGCGATTTGAAACCGGCCAATTTGTTTCTCACGAAGAAAGGTCAGTTGAAGATCGGAGATTTCGGCATCGCTCAGGACACCAACGCCACCGCGTTGACGGCTCCCGGCAGCACGGTCGGCACGTATGCGTACATGGCTCCCGAGCAAATCACCGGCAAGAAACCGATTTCCCGAAAAACCGATTTGTACGCCCTGGGATGCGTGATGTACGAGATGCTCACGCTACGGACGCCGTACGAACACGATTCGATGCCCGCGATGTTGATGGCCCATCTCAAAGAGGAACCGGAACGACTGACGAGTTTCGCCATCGATTGCCCGTACTGGTTGGAATCGCTCATCGAGAAGTTGATGGCCAAAGACCCCGAGGATCGCTACTTCGACGCGTTGGCGGTTCAGGTGGCTCTTGATGATGTCGGTCAACGAGTTGCGGCACGTACGGCAGTTTCCGGAGCCACGAAAGACGGTCGGACGGCCATCGCACCGGGATCACCCACCGTCGAAACCAAAGGCCGCAAGAAACGCAAGAAGAAGAAAAAAGCAGCCGGCCCGATCTATGAACGAACGTGGTTTCTCGTGATGTGTTTGGCGGCGTTGATTGGCTTTGTCACTTGGTCGGTTTGGCCGATGAGTGAGCAACGTCTTTACGAAGAAGCCAAGACGTTGATGGCGTCGAAGAATATCGACGATTGGCGAACCGCTCGCGAGAAGTTCATTGAGCCGCTGCAAGAGCGGTTTCCGAACAGTCAATACAATCCCGAGGTCCGTGAATGGCTCGACCGCATCGAAATGGACTTGGCTCTCCGGCAGTCCACAAGTCGGAAAGAGCGAGGCGTCAAACCCAAATCGGTTGCCGAAGCACAGTTCATGGAAGCCCAAGATTTTGAGGACTTTGGAGACTTGGCCTTCGCGGATTCCAAATACGCTCAATTGATCGAATCCATCCGTGGCAACGAAGACGCCCGTCCGTTTCGATTGTTAGCCGAAAAACAACGGGCACAAATCGCCGATCGGCAAAGCGATCCGCCGATCACTTCGGTCGAGTTCGTCAATCAGCAACTCCGTGAAGCGGAAGGATTGTTCCTGGACGATCAACTTCTGGGAGCCCAGAAAATCTGGCGACGAATCAACAGTCTTTATCGAGACAATCCCACTTATCAGAAACAAGTCGAACATAGTGTGAGTCGACTCGCCGGCAAGAAAGTTCAACCGCTCGAAGAAGTTCTCCGTGAGGACACCTCGGACAACGACGAATGA
- a CDS encoding prenyltransferase/squalene oxidase repeat-containing protein, whose protein sequence is MTHSENSVTESAAVEPPPPPSWLLKARQPESPQPPAWLVKSRESVNVATQTDPAPTQPAPPPEPVEETLETPEPIHEEDAAEQPTPSAYRRLVRHLSSAYGLSLILHAAVLLVMWLIVMPHDTKDMLLNLLVSNKEQTIEDLTFEVVEQPPELAPPQIDTDSELAPELTEMESLEPDTNELDISDLEASLDLKLDSLAGTPLDKITDHREGRSQANRDRALSKRGGNQASDNAVASGLEWLASVQKADGSWNFAEIGKSSQAGRLRNGENGATAMALMTFLGAGHTHTAPGPYQQTVKQGIDFLRLNFVSNRGPNGWDFRGENVGNAGMYIQGLVTIALCEAYGMTKDRLLRRPAEGAIQFIVKAQDPRGGGWRYQVQQAGDTSVVGWEIMALKSGHQAGLEVPRHAISGARKFLNSVAKNDGSQYSYTPGQGPKASTTAIGLLCRMYLGWDHEEEALGEGIRYLVETGPARNDMYYNYYATQSVIQYTNAEGELWNSWNRRMRDWLVKTQRKDGPEKGSWNLADRHGSQGGRLYMTCLAVMTLEVYYRVLPIYKDDASQKEF, encoded by the coding sequence ATGACTCATTCCGAAAACTCGGTAACGGAATCGGCCGCCGTTGAACCGCCACCACCACCGTCCTGGCTGCTCAAAGCTCGTCAGCCGGAGAGTCCGCAGCCGCCCGCTTGGTTGGTCAAATCGCGCGAATCGGTCAACGTGGCCACTCAGACGGACCCCGCTCCCACACAACCAGCACCGCCCCCAGAACCGGTCGAAGAGACACTCGAAACACCCGAACCCATCCACGAGGAAGACGCCGCGGAACAACCCACTCCGTCTGCGTATCGCCGATTGGTGCGGCATCTCAGTTCTGCGTACGGTTTGAGTCTCATTCTGCATGCGGCGGTGTTGCTGGTGATGTGGTTGATCGTAATGCCACACGACACCAAGGATATGCTGCTCAATCTGCTCGTTTCGAATAAGGAGCAGACGATTGAGGATTTGACGTTTGAAGTCGTCGAACAACCACCGGAATTGGCACCGCCGCAGATCGACACCGATTCGGAATTGGCCCCCGAGTTAACGGAGATGGAGTCACTCGAACCGGACACAAACGAACTCGATATCAGTGATCTGGAAGCGAGTCTTGACCTGAAACTCGATTCTCTTGCCGGCACGCCATTGGACAAGATCACGGATCATCGGGAAGGACGCAGCCAGGCCAATCGCGATCGGGCTTTGTCCAAGCGGGGCGGGAACCAAGCGAGTGACAACGCAGTGGCCTCGGGCTTGGAATGGTTGGCCTCGGTTCAAAAGGCCGACGGGAGTTGGAACTTCGCCGAGATTGGCAAATCTTCGCAAGCGGGACGACTCCGAAATGGCGAAAACGGTGCGACGGCAATGGCACTCATGACGTTCCTCGGAGCCGGCCACACGCACACCGCCCCGGGACCGTATCAGCAAACAGTGAAACAAGGCATCGATTTTCTGCGGCTCAATTTCGTGTCGAACCGTGGACCGAACGGTTGGGATTTTCGCGGCGAGAATGTCGGCAATGCCGGGATGTACATTCAAGGATTGGTGACGATCGCCCTTTGCGAAGCCTACGGCATGACCAAAGACCGCTTGTTGCGTCGACCGGCCGAAGGAGCGATTCAGTTCATTGTCAAAGCCCAAGACCCGAGAGGCGGGGGATGGCGATATCAGGTGCAGCAAGCGGGTGACACATCGGTCGTCGGTTGGGAAATCATGGCCCTGAAAAGTGGTCATCAAGCAGGTTTGGAAGTCCCTCGTCATGCCATCAGCGGGGCGCGGAAGTTTCTCAATAGCGTCGCGAAAAACGATGGTTCCCAATATTCCTACACGCCCGGTCAAGGACCGAAAGCATCAACGACGGCCATCGGTTTGCTGTGTCGGATGTACCTCGGATGGGACCATGAGGAAGAGGCTCTTGGCGAGGGCATCCGCTATCTGGTCGAAACCGGACCCGCTCGCAACGACATGTATTACAACTACTACGCGACGCAGTCGGTCATTCAATATACCAATGCCGAAGGCGAGCTGTGGAACAGTTGGAATCGGCGGATGCGTGACTGGCTGGTTAAAACCCAACGCAAAGATGGCCCCGAAAAGGGAAGTTGGAACTTAGCCGATCGACACGGTAGCCAAGGCGGCCGACTCTACATGACCTGTCTAGCCGTGATGACACTCGAAGTGTACTACCGCGTATTGCCGATCTACAAAGACGACGCATCCCAGAAGGAATTCTAG
- a CDS encoding vWA domain-containing protein → MDLNKTHITVVLDRSGSMGIIREATIEAVNGYVATQQEESGECLLTLVQFDDRYQVDCATIPIQDFAPLTLETYQPRGSTALLDAIGRTILENGRQFAAMSEADRPGMVLFVIQTDGQENSSQEFDLARINDLIAEHRDKYNWQFVFLGADQDAIASAAAMGISAGSSLAYSHSARGQHAAFAAMAKNTSKFRSARSAGDAESQIEFDEFDRNDSIDE, encoded by the coding sequence ATGGACCTCAACAAAACACATATCACTGTTGTTCTCGACCGCTCTGGTTCAATGGGGATCATTCGCGAAGCCACGATCGAGGCGGTCAACGGGTACGTTGCTACTCAGCAAGAGGAATCGGGCGAATGCTTGCTGACGTTGGTGCAATTTGACGATCGTTACCAAGTCGATTGCGCGACGATTCCCATTCAGGATTTCGCACCATTGACGCTCGAAACCTATCAACCGCGTGGCAGCACGGCATTGCTGGATGCGATTGGTCGGACAATTTTGGAGAATGGACGGCAGTTTGCGGCGATGTCGGAAGCCGATCGACCGGGCATGGTTTTGTTTGTGATTCAGACCGATGGGCAAGAGAATTCCAGCCAAGAGTTTGACCTCGCACGGATCAACGACCTCATCGCCGAGCACCGGGACAAATACAATTGGCAGTTTGTGTTCTTGGGAGCCGACCAGGATGCCATTGCGTCCGCTGCGGCGATGGGGATCTCCGCCGGATCGTCGCTAGCGTATTCGCATAGTGCACGTGGTCAGCATGCGGCTTTCGCGGCAATGGCGAAGAACACATCGAAGTTTCGCAGTGCTCGTTCTGCTGGCGACGCGGAATCGCAAATTGAGTTCGACGAATTCGACCGCAACGATTCCATCGACGAGTGA
- a CDS encoding thermonuclease family protein, with translation MRRDSVQMSRRPWPVWLVVLFLALTVWRTLSRRPELPDRLPPAMEPTRVVRVVDGDTLLLEDGVRVRLLGVDTPETKRPNHPVEPLGPEASAFTRSFIGSQPIRLEYDRERRDRFGRVLAYVYVGDQLLNEELIRAGFSRAETRFSFSQTMKRRFRDAEEFARTEVNGIWRLEVTP, from the coding sequence ATGAGACGTGACTCCGTGCAAATGTCGCGGCGACCTTGGCCTGTTTGGCTGGTGGTGTTGTTTCTTGCTCTGACAGTTTGGCGAACGCTCTCGCGTCGTCCGGAGTTGCCAGACCGGTTGCCTCCCGCGATGGAACCGACTCGGGTCGTGCGTGTGGTCGATGGCGACACGCTGTTGCTCGAAGATGGTGTCCGTGTGCGACTGTTGGGAGTCGACACGCCCGAAACCAAGCGGCCGAATCATCCCGTGGAACCGCTCGGTCCAGAGGCGTCGGCTTTCACGCGGAGTTTCATCGGTTCACAACCGATTCGGCTTGAATACGACCGTGAGCGTCGTGATCGGTTTGGTCGAGTGCTCGCCTACGTATATGTCGGTGATCAACTCTTAAACGAGGAGTTGATACGTGCCGGTTTCAGCCGGGCCGAAACACGATTCTCGTTCAGCCAAACCATGAAACGTCGGTTCCGCGACGCTGAGGAATTCGCACGAACCGAAGTAAACGGAATCTGGCGATTAGAAGTTACACCATAG
- a CDS encoding di-heme oxidoredictase family protein: MTKPSNPVVWRAVFLMAAVCGIGLAWKAGQGYTPDRQSIALGQDLFTHAWEVNDELAAEGDGLGPVYNAESCVACHFQGGVGGAGPNSKNVLTFLVAPIDRGQPVHEGVVHASAVSEECEETTALIRELFPPTPGGVTNDGMCRVRVPSVDPLTFQTINTPALFGVGELSKITDQAITWNRWKRNLSMMGQEMRGNWNMIPTGEVRTLDDGRIGKLGWKGQFADLEEFVAVACAVEMGLSNPLKQQLLPRNAASARVNITDSSAKLDLDQQQFDALVAFVESLPRPEQVLPDDPEACQIIHEGEDAFHEVGCAECHTPSIGGVDGIYSDFLIYRIEPEENEGNNGGGYGPPIPDDWPEDIPEPAEWQTPPLWGVADSAPYFHDGKSPTLHAAIERHDGAAKLSRERYRKLSPHKRSAILRFLESLRAPQVR; this comes from the coding sequence ATGACGAAACCTTCAAATCCCGTCGTCTGGCGAGCGGTATTTCTGATGGCTGCCGTGTGTGGCATCGGACTGGCTTGGAAGGCCGGGCAGGGGTACACGCCGGATCGGCAATCGATTGCCCTCGGTCAGGATCTGTTTACTCATGCCTGGGAAGTGAATGACGAACTCGCCGCGGAAGGCGACGGATTAGGCCCGGTCTACAATGCGGAATCGTGTGTGGCGTGCCACTTCCAAGGCGGCGTTGGGGGAGCCGGACCGAACTCGAAGAATGTCCTCACATTCCTGGTTGCTCCGATCGACCGAGGACAGCCGGTTCACGAAGGCGTCGTACATGCGTCTGCTGTTTCGGAGGAATGCGAAGAGACAACAGCCCTCATCCGCGAGCTGTTCCCGCCCACACCCGGCGGTGTCACAAACGATGGAATGTGCCGAGTTCGGGTGCCGAGTGTCGATCCACTGACGTTCCAAACCATCAACACTCCGGCGTTGTTCGGTGTGGGTGAGTTGTCGAAGATCACCGATCAGGCGATTACCTGGAACCGTTGGAAGCGAAATCTCTCCATGATGGGGCAGGAGATGCGAGGCAATTGGAACATGATCCCCACGGGCGAAGTGCGAACCCTGGATGACGGCCGCATCGGGAAACTCGGCTGGAAAGGCCAATTCGCTGACCTGGAAGAATTCGTTGCGGTCGCATGTGCGGTGGAAATGGGCCTCTCGAACCCGCTTAAGCAACAACTTCTCCCCCGAAATGCCGCGTCCGCCCGTGTGAATATCACGGACTCCTCTGCAAAGTTGGATTTGGATCAACAACAGTTCGATGCACTGGTCGCGTTTGTGGAATCTCTGCCACGTCCCGAACAGGTTCTGCCCGATGATCCCGAAGCGTGTCAGATCATTCACGAAGGTGAAGACGCTTTCCACGAAGTCGGATGTGCGGAGTGCCACACGCCGAGTATTGGCGGGGTCGATGGCATTTACAGCGACTTCCTCATTTACCGAATCGAACCGGAAGAAAACGAAGGGAACAACGGTGGCGGATACGGTCCTCCCATTCCGGACGATTGGCCCGAAGACATCCCCGAACCAGCAGAATGGCAAACGCCGCCACTGTGGGGTGTCGCCGACTCCGCCCCATACTTTCACGATGGCAAATCACCGACATTGCACGCCGCGATCGAACGTCACGACGGAGCCGCGAAACTCTCGCGGGAACGGTACCGCAAACTCAGTCCTCACAAACGTTCCGCCATCCTGAGATTTTTGGAAAGCCTTCGCGCTCCCCAAGTCCGGTGA